One Camelus ferus isolate YT-003-E chromosome 19, BCGSAC_Cfer_1.0, whole genome shotgun sequence genomic window, CGGATCCCACAGCTTCAGGTTATAGACTCCCGCTTGATTGCGCCTTTCACAAAGCACTCGTCCTTTCCCCGTAGGCCCCTAATCCTGCTTGTCTCTAGCACTTCCACATCGTCCCCTTCCTTAGGAATGCATCTCTCCGATGAAATTcctgcctggcccagaggctccccaacccagcctccccagccccgcaCCTCTGGCCTCACCCCTAAAGCCCTTCACCAGCAACCTCAGGTTCCCTATGTTCTGTCCTCCCTGCGGCCTTGCCCCACACTGAGCCCCTCTTCCTCCCTACTGtatctccttcccctcccactgctGATTTTAACGGTCCCTTCTCCAGTTCCACCCTTAGACACCTGCGTTTCCCTCGTTAGCTTCCTTGCACCCCATTCCAGCCCCACCTAAGACTCCATGTCCCCTTTTCTTAGTGGCTGAGGCTCTGGTCTCTACCTTTCTCCTCGCCTTTTACCGGCcaagccccctccagccccttctcATCTTCTCCCTGGTCCCCACTTCTGATTCTGTCCCCAGGAACTACCCCCAAGGGTCTCCCCATACACCTTCCCTCTTTGTGACTTGACCCCAGACTCGGCCTCCTCCTTACCTCCCAGCCATTAAGCACAACTTTCTTTCTCTCGTTCCGTCCTTAAACAGTTCCCCCTCCATCTGACTCAACAGCTGAGGCTCCCCATTAGGCCGCTCTACATCCCCATTCCAGCCTACCCTTAACCTCTCCTCGCTGTGGCTTGGGCCCAGTTCTCACTCTCCTTAGCGCCGCCTTCTGGCTACAGCCTTAAGTCACTCCCCCAGACCCTCTCCCCCGAGACCGCTTCCACTAAGCGCCCGGGTCTGGTTGCCTCTTCGCTCCGCAGGGCATGTTTGTGCTGGGTCTGCCCTACGCCATCCTGCACGGCGGCTACCTGGGATTGTTCCTCATCATCTTCGCCGCCGTGGTGTGCTGCTACACCGGCAAGATCCTCATCGCTTGCCTGTACGAGGAGAACGAGGACGGCGAGGTGGTGCGCGTACGGGACTCGTATGTGGCCATCGCCAATGCGTGCTGCGCTCCGCGCTTCCCCACGCTGGGCGGCCGCGTGGTGAACGTGGCGCAGATCATCGAGCTGGTGATGACTTGCATCCTGTACGTGGTGGTGAGCGGCAACCTCATGTACAACAGCTTCCCAGGGCTGCCGGTGTCGCAGAAGTCTTGGTCCATCATCGCCACAGCGGTGCTGCTGCCCTGCGCCTTTCTTAAGAACCTCAAGGCCGTGTCCAAGTTCAGCCTGCTGTGCACTTTGGCCCACTTCGTCATCAACATTCTGGTCATTGCTTACTGCCTATCGCGGGCACGCGACTGGGCCTGGGAGAAAGTCAAGTTCTATATCGACGTCAAGAAGTTTCCTATCTCCATTGGCATCATCGTGTTCAGCTACACGTCGCAGATCTTCCTGCCTTCGCTGGAGGGCAACATGCAGCAGCCCAGCGAGTTCCACTGCATGATGAACTGGACACATATCGCCGCCTGCGTGCTCAAAGGCCTCTTCGCGCTCGTCGCCTACCTCACCTGGGCCGATGAGACCAAAGAGGTCATCACGGATAACCTGCCCGGTTCCATCCGCGCCGTGGTCAACATTTTCCTGGTAGCCAAGGCGCTGTTGTCCTACCCGTTGCCCTTCTTCGCTGCTGTCGAGGTGCTGGAGAAGTCGCTCTTCCAGGAAGGCAGCCGCGCCTTCTTCCCCGCCTGCTACTGGCGGCGACGGGCGCCTCAAATCTTGGGGGCTGACGCTGCGCTGCGCGCTGGTCGTCTTCACAGCTGCTCATGGCCATCTACGTGCCGCACTTCGCGCTGCTCATGGGCCTCACCGGCAGCCTCACGGGCGCCggcctctgcttcctgctgcccAGCCTCTTCCACCTGCGCCTGCTCTGGCGCAAGCTGCTGTGGCACCAAGTCTTCTTCGACGTCGCCATCTTCGTCATCGGTGGCATCTGCAGCGTGTCTGGCTTCGTGCACTCACTGGAGGGCCTCATTGAGGCCTACCGAACCAACGCGGAGGACTAGAGCGAGCCCCGGCTGCGCTCCcgcgctcccctcccctcccgacCAATCCCATCCCCACCAGCCCCGTGCGCCCTGCCGCCGCGCTTGGGAAGCCAAGCTTTAAACATCTCTGGTTCCTAATTTCTGattttgggggttgggggcgggggggataGGGTTCCACAATCCATCGTGTCTGCGTTTCTGTTGTCCTTTATTTTACACAACATCCTGGTAGCCGGGGAGGCGAGGGCGCATTTGTGGGCAGGGTTTTCTGTCCTTCCAGGAGAGGCACCGACACTTTGATCCCTGTCAccgaaaggggtgggaagggagggagagggggcgcAACTCACAGCGCAGAAACTTGACCTTGGGGGGACATTTCATAGGCATCCGTGCTCGGAATCTGCAACGTCCAGCCATTTCCAGCAAGAGCGCTTCCCATTCCGGAGACATTTCAACCCTGCATCGGGAAAGGCTGGCCGGAAATCCGTTTCGGGTGGGCGGTTTCCTTGCGCGAAGCCGGGAGGCAAGAAGCCGCGGCGGGGCCGGCTTGCTTGCCGGTTTTCAGGAACCCAAACTCATCTTGTGCAATTTATCAGGTTGTGGAACTGTTCTACTGTGCGTGTGGTGTGCTCGTGGTGAATAAGATGAAAtgtatatcagaaaaaaatctatctctAATTTATAGTGCGGTGCATAATTATATCcgcaaataaagaagaaacaaaggcacTCGCGGCCTTGTCTCAGTTCTACATTTTCGAACCCGCGGGGATCCCCGCGCTGAGCGGCGGAGAGAACGGACTCTGGCCCGCCCGGTGAAGCAAGTGGGGAAGAGAAGCAGCTGCAGAGCCCCGGGAGAACTCCAGGCAGTGTGAAGGATGGTCAGCACCAAGGAGAGGCTCTCCAGATgcttgaggggtgggggaggactcAGGGGAAGGCGCATGTGGTCCGCCCAAGGTTTCGGTTTCAGTGTGGCCTTGGCCCCCCAGTTGCCAGGACAAggttatttccaaatctcttccGGGAGGGGGAGGTTGAATCCATGTGAAATTTGGTGGATGCTCCCAAGTtccaatcctttaaaaaaaaaaacaccaattttttaatttatgtacagAAAGCACCACACTGCaggtttaacaaatatttagagAGGGTTCATCAGAGCTGGGACTGTGCTGGGTGCCAGGAGAAACAAACTCAGCCGTGCCCCCctggaacttacagtctagtagAGGACAGGCAGGCAATAAACAGGGACACAGCAGTCTACAACATGCCTACCAGCTGTGAAGAGAGCTATAAAAGAAGTCAACAGCGAGTTGTATACTTCCCAGCTGGGTGCCAACCTGGCCTCCCAGGTATCTCTCACCCTGGAggaaccccaccccacccccaagtctgAGCTGGAGTTTACACAGCCACAGTGAAGAGATCTGGCTGTTTGGAAACATCAGCCGTAGCCATTCCCGTCCCAGCCTCCTCTTTTCCTGAGCAGCCTGTCTGAGAATGTGTTTGCTTAAATTACCCAGAGGATCCCATTCTTTTTGGTGCAGATCCAACTCCAGGGGCAGCCCTCCTGCTGCCTTCAGGAGAGCCAGTCCTGGGGACGTTGGAAAGGGTCGTGGTCAGACTCTCCAGTTGGGATCTGGGAACTCGGGGAAGGCTGGACCTTTCCTGGGGCTTTCTCTCACTGCGAGAGAAGGCACGTGGGAGGTTCTTAGTCTTTACCACCAAGACAGAGGCCTCATTTGGAACGATTTCTTCTGGTGCGATGGGCGCGCG contains:
- the SLC32A1 gene encoding LOW QUALITY PROTEIN: vesicular inhibitory amino acid transporter (The sequence of the model RefSeq protein was modified relative to this genomic sequence to represent the inferred CDS: deleted 2 bases in 2 codons), whose translation is MATLLRSKLSNVATSVSNKSQAKMSGMFARMGFQAATDEEAVGFAHCDDLDFEHRQGLQMDILKTEGEPCRDEGAEPPVEGDIHYQRGGGAPLPPSGSKDQALGAGGEFGGHDKPKITAWEAGWNVTNAIQGMFVLGLPYAILHGGYLGLFLIIFAAVVCCYTGKILIACLYEENEDGEVVRVRDSYVAIANACCAPRFPTLGGRVVNVAQIIELVMTCILYVVVSGNLMYNSFPGLPVSQKSWSIIATAVLLPCAFLKNLKAVSKFSLLCTLAHFVINILVIAYCLSRARDWAWEKVKFYIDVKKFPISIGIIVFSYTSQIFLPSLEGNMQQPSEFHCMMNWTHIAACVLKGLFALVAYLTWADETKEVITDNLPGSIRAVVNIFLVAKALLSYPLPFFAAVEVLEKSLFQEGSRAFFPACYGGDGRLKSWGLTLRCALVVFTLLMAIYVPHFALLMGLTGSLTGAGLCFLLPSLFHLRLLWRKLLWHQVFFDVAIFVIGGICSVSGFVHSLEGLIEAYRTNAED